The nucleotide sequence aaagccgaattttcagttacagtcttcagtgacacgtgattcttcagaaatcattctaatatgaagaTTTGATGCTGAAGTTGCTTTCTTATtactatgttgaaaacagttttgcttattaatattattgtggaaactgtgatgcctTTTTCTTTTAGGACACTTTGATAAACGGGAAGTTTAAAGgaccattatttatttgaaagagaaatagaatagaaatctTGGTatcactttctatgaagcccgtattcaTAATACATTAagagggtattcttaaggcattataatgaatgtataatgcattataaaaaccttataatatgttgtatcatctcatgaatattaataagaattacttatttgtggtgaaagcttttaagagtatgatgatttataacacaatgaacaagTTGCATTCACTTTTACAAAGGATTATTCTTCTcattgttataatgtattataagtctcatatcttgccatttttctgatgctactttacttaaagtgGTCAGAGACcacttataagtaataataataacaataataataataataataaaatgttctctcaaacagccataagttcagatatcagatcagatgaatgtgtaatatgacacatttgctttgaactatttgtattgtaatatcagtttgattattttgatggtacccttaaGACAAGAGTTGATACGTAACTCTGCATCTACATATCAcctagcagtcattagagtattagtatgcctgctactgtaaatatatgctaacactttatttagaTACAGATAAACTGACTGTCTGTGACTTTGCAAGTACATAACTTATTGAGCAtattcttgagcatactaatactaatacataATACTCTAGTGAGAGTTatttggcatgtagttgcaaagttacttatagtcgaTTGATTAAGAGGACAATCAagataaaatgtaaccatataaaacatagTATTTTTTCAGTTCATTAACATCAGCCCAACAGGAAACCACGCACAAGTGTTAGTAAGAAACAGatctgaaataaacaaatgtcAGGATATGACACAGTCCATTACaatgtaaatgaagtagatttaatttGATGTGCATTGAgtgttataaataattatactcttaaacttataaccacaaatacgtaagtattatgacgtattatagttgttgttttgattattcatgagttggtATAACATattagaaggtttttttttataatgcattatgcattcattataatgccttaaaaataccattatgatgttttaaatttaaataaaatttacatttatgcatttagcagacgcttttatccaaagcgacttacagtgcattcaggctatcagtttttacctatcatgtgttcccggggaatcgaacccccaaccttgcgcttgataacacaatgcactgccacttgagctacaggaacacataaaaaggggcttcatagaaagtgttaccgaaatcttttataacattataaatgtccttacaatcacttttgatccatttaatgtatccttgttgaataaaagtatttacttTCTTTCAAGGAAAGAAAATAGATATGTATTAGatgtatatgaaaaaaagaaaactgcttATATTCTCACCATATTTGGCGGCTGTCTTTGTAGCATCAGCACCCAGGCTGACTTGCTCAGCACCAAAAGGATAACCAGCATCAGCTGCAGGTAAACACATTTACACCTGTGTCACAATCAGACAGTCTATGATGTTcggtttttctctttttgttatCAACTTACCTTCAAGCCCAGCTGCAATGACTGGTGCGTTGTAAGGAATCTGGCCTACAGCTCCGCCTGCAGCAGTAACATTTTGTAATCAATAAAAGGACTTGAAATATATTGCCCAAAAACTTCACAATATTACCTGCTAATGGCTCCATTGCTCCACCTGTACCACCTGATAGGAGACACACCATCTTTACTGTCTTTCTTGTAACAGTTATCGGATCTCTGTTAGCATGTTAGATTTATTAATACTCTTTACTCTCTTGTTTATAATCATCATTCGTTTTCTGAACAGGGGACATTTGTGTTCAAGTCAAATCCTCAAGCAAAGCATCAGGATAGCCGGTAAACTGAGATTTGCATGTTgcatttgaatgacaaaaatgtgCAATGCACGTACCCAAAGAAGTGTCTGCCCCAAGCGTTGGTATTCCTCTGTATGTAGCTCCACCATAACTACCAGCTTTGCTTTGAGGGTCAAGTCCAGCTGAGACCACAGGCTGGCCACCGTAAGGCAAGGATCCAGCTCCAAGAACTCCACCAGCCCCTTTAGACAAATTAAACCAGAGGTTTTACAGGAACAAGCAACCACAGAGTTTTGCCACATTTGTCAATGGCAGGTGAAGTAGGAAATGCTGTAATctgtcagtaagatatttttttaaagaaattaatgcataaaattgatcaaaacaaCCCAAACCCTGTTTGAACGGTTGTGTATTCAGTGTGTTTCTATTTAACTGTCATCTTCAGATGACCTTTCTTACCATATTTTCTAGACTTGGCATCAGCACCCAGGCCGGGGTTCACCACCAGTCCTGGACCTCCAAGGCCTCCAGCGCCAAGACCTGCGCGAGCAGACATTGACCTCTGTGATTTCATGCAGATGATGCTGCTTCTAGTTAATGTATGCAAAACACTCGGTTTACCATCTCCATTAGTGGCATCCTAGGAGCATATTACGGTCTTGCTCAGATTAGCTTAGTATTAGTATAAAAGTAATTGCACTGGCAACAGCTGATTGCTCAGTGGTCAAGCTATTGCAGTTCAGACACTTCAACCAGATTAGGCTGGAGGAGGCTATTTTCTACAATCTTGATTAAAATAATCTTGTGTATAATCACAGGACAGAGTGTATTACACACTGGATGAAGTGCTGACATtattgcaggtgttttgaatctCTTTAGTGTGAATGCAATGCTGTTGATTACACCCATAACCTTACCAGCTATACTGTTCAGACCAACATTATCACCTAACACTGATGGGTAGGCCGGTCCTGTAACATAATTATAATTGTCTCTCAATTATAATTATGCTTATATGTTAGTGTGACATTGGGACATGCTCCATCGTACCAATCCAGTCCAGACTCACCTGCTCCATAACCGTCTGCTGTGCCATAAACCTCACTGCCGTATCCGTTGCTGAAGCCTGCTGAGAAAACATTATTAAACTCAACACTTCACAGGGTGTAAAAGTAACACAGGAAACACCATTGTGTTTCACAGTCAAAGTCAACAACTGTGTAACCAAGGTGATTcggaaaaaaaaagagcataacATAGAGTGTGAAATTTTGggtgtttcttgcacagactggcACGCCAATGTTTGTGCAAGAACTCAGATGAAGAGGTCTTAGAGGAGCACTTCGCTCTTGGCTTTGTGCTGAAGCAGCAGGCTGCTGATCTGACCACACTCGTGCTTAATGCATCATGCAATGCATAACAACAACGTTATGATATTATGAAAGGTTTTACTAGGGTACTAACAGAGACAAGAATAGAAAAATCATTAGAAGAAACAAAGGACAATATTTAAACATCTATATAGAGGAGAAAAGGCCTAAAGTAGTTGTCATAGTTTTCACTCCAGTAACTATTTTTCAGGACAGATCTATATCAACAGCCATAGAAAAGtggacagaataaaaaaaataataaatcacaaaaacGAAACTGTAtgattatttgtaaataatcaGATGTTTATTTAAAAGTCTGGGGTCTCTAAACATATTTTAGTGTTTGTGaaagttttgaattttttttttttttataaatcttttgcACAAAAAAGTGTACAAACTGCTGTAGAAAACACACTTTAAACTCAAAACTTCACAGTTGCTGATATGCAGCCCTTGTGACAATTAGCCCCGTCTCCTCTATATAATGAACAAAAGAGATATTATTTACCAATCTGCTTTCCTGCTCGAACTCCCTGTGGGTATCCACCTGCCCCTAGACCTGTAtcagcaaaaaacaacaaaaaaactggtAGCTTTAGCAAGATATGATTATTATAGTGCTTGTTAGAGAGAAACAAAAGTTCACAATTTCTAGATACCTGCTCCATAACCGTCAGTTAAACCAGCTCCAAGATAACCACCAGCACCAAGGCCGTATCCTGCCAACAAAATATCAACTATGAAAATTTGGCCACTAGTAACAAAGATCATGGCCATCACAGAATAATGTGATCGTACAGGGGCCTGTTGGTCAGAGTAATCATGCAAGGCgaattcacagtgtgtgtgtctggtccATATGTGTGGCCTGTGGGAGAGAAATTAGCATGCATAGGGCACACATCAGCACAAAGATAAAGGCTCAGGTGAAgcatataaaaagaaaagagaacagCCCCAAGAAATAGATGAGGCATTAGTccagcacgcacacacaaacacacagaaacctTTCTGAACAGCTGTGGTACAGAAAAGCACTTATTCATAGACCTGCAGCTGCAATGAGTTCACGATGAGGGGTGCATTTTCCAGTCTACAATCATTAACACACTAACATGTCGAATGCCATATATACAATTCATTGGATGACAGCTGGAATACTGAGTTGATTTTAGACTGGAGAAAACAGCACCTCGTGACATGCATTCAGCCATAAACCGGTGATATTTTAATAGGAAGACGTTTACCCATATTGGATGGTTCGGTGCCCTGTCCGTTAGGCAAAACTGGTCCTGTATTGTATTACAACAGTGGTTTATCTCAACACAGAGAATCCAACATCAGCTATACAGTATGCTTATTAAAAACAATCTTTTTGCATGCATTTCCTTCCACTCACTCTCCCTTTACTTCCAACGAATATAAACATATTCATCACAGAAATTTTTCACTGATTACTCGCAGATAGGAACAGATCATTTGTTTTGCTACAAAGGCGATAAAAACTTTACCATTGTTAATAATTCCTCGTCCATTATTCATATCTGCTGCTGGACCATAGCCTACAGATCATAACAGTAGTTATCTACAGCAGTTTTGATTAATAGACATCTATACCACATTACAAAAGTCCGGGGATGATAAAGGTATTATAAGCTAAAATCACATGTGatggtttccacacaaatatatgaactgttttccacattgacaataataataaatgttgatgatgtgacactgaagactggagtaacaatccttcacaagaataaatgacatcataaaatatattaaaatatcaaacagaTGTGAaagagaattattttttttattttttatttttttttacagttctgaTTAGCTTTAATTCAGCTGTTGGAGTGTGTTTACCCTTAATTTGAGCTCTCATTCCATTGGTCACTCCTGGTCCTGAGGGGAAACCTATTGAGCGCAGCTACAGTTACTATATTAGTCCCATTACTTAAAACCCACAATTTTGACTTGCCTATGCCATAAGAGGACACTGTACACAGCTGTATACTAACTATCTGCTTGATAAGTCTGACATCTCATGTCACTGTTTCCAATGTCCAAACACTCAAGCAGATGCCAAACGCAAACGACAAATAGTGATAATATACACTCATGGTGTGCTGTAATACTAccgaaaaatatataaaatgatccTAACTTATATCTCAGATGGCCACTGTTTATAAATCCTTAAATATTAGTGTCCAAGGTACTGTAGTGTATCGAGATTCTCAACTGAAACGAGCAGAGACTTGGACACAGAAACAGTTTTTCTCATGTCACGGCTTAACAAGCGGATAAACACTCGACTATATACTACAGCTATGTCAATCATATTATACAACAATGAATCTTTCAAATATGAAGTCCCACATACATCTGGGATGAGTTTTACCATTGGCTATATCACCCTGTCCATTAGGGACCCCTCCGCGACTGTAACCTAAACACCATAACACCAGTTAACATTCACCAAGACACCATCAGCATAGCAGCTGCTACTGTTGCAAGAGCATTAGACaaaaaaatcaacacatttcAGGATAGGCATGTATTGTATAGTGAGATAAATGGAAGCAATGTGCCACTCATCATGCAGTGTAAATGGTTCAAATATTGTAACTAAAAATCCAGATTAATAAAGCTTTAAAAAGCATGAAAGCCAGACGTGGAGGTGCTGAGGTTTACCATCGCCCCTCTCTCTCTGTGACACGGGCTGGCCAGCTCTAGGCCCAACACCTGTGAATACAGACACATCAGCTAGAGCCAAAGACTTCAAGGGTGAGAAAGATATTTGTGAATGACACTTATTAGGGTGTTAACTTGAACTTGACCCTGGTGGAGTACTGAGTCAGCATGCATTCTAACTTCTCAAACATATGCAAAGGTGCACAGGATAGTGACTCATGGTGTGAGAGATAAGGTTCACAGCAAATATCTAATGCACAACAAGCTACCTCTATTGTGTCACAGCAAAATGACAGAATTGCACAATAGATGCTCACAGAAGCAGGCACACAACATCTGAAGCAGGTGCAAAACCAACACATGACCAAGAAAAGTGGCTACTCAATGGAACTGCACAATCCTGCTTCCTACATTATCTGGGGAAAAAGCTACAAAGCTGTAACTGGGACAGTACCCTTTCAAAAAGTACTAGATGGTCCTAATCTGAACACAGTTTTATTCAGTGGGTGGAACAGTCAGGACTTAAGGACCTATACTGCTTTTGTTTATGAGCAACTAATGCATGAATGAAAAATATGATTTAGACTGATTCAAACATCTACATGTTCCTCAACTTTTCCTCTAATCTTTTTGCACGAGAAAAAAATAATTGCCCCCTGCTGGCTGGACAACTGAATTGAACCTCAGACCTGAAACTGATTttgtgctctaaaacttcctaaACCTTTCTAAACCTTCAGCAAAGAAGCCAAAACTGACTCAAACATCAACAAAAATCCAACAAGCTCAAATAGCCTATATTACGCTTAACAAGCAAAAGGGGCTGACAGAACAAATCGATGtcaaattttataatataatattatatatatatatatatatatatatatatatatatatatatatatatatatatatatatatatatatatatattatatatatatatattatattatatataatactaatGCATAGATTAATACAcctatacacatacatacaaattttttaagtaaaaaaaaaatattccttaatatttttgactttttaaatacacataaaacatTCCTaaatcattatatacatttacttgagaagcaaagcaCTGTTTTTAACAAATGTATCAATATTAAGTGACTTTATgctttaaacaacaataaaaactgccaataagaaaaagaaacttaatttaaagcaaaaaaaattgtCTTACCCTATttgcagaaatatatattttttattttttaaagcattgtcatcacatttttacatatatttttatttatttatttattcagaaaactTTACTGATTCTATGGTAATTTGTTTCTCAGGTAAATATATGTTGATTTAAGAATGtctagatatttatttattaaaaatattttttatttgttgtgttttttttttgtatgtcccATTTCTACAGttacaaaaggaaaaaaacatgaatgaatatCTATGAATTTTGATGACGTGTGAATGGGAATTAGCCTATCCCTAAAGGAAATGCAAGAAAGAGTCAGAGATTGGAGGCTTTACCCAGTTTTGATGGTTTTGAGCCTCGCCCTGTGGGTGTGCCAGCTGGTACACCATATCCTGAAGACCACAAAATTATTAATGTCAGTTTCACAGCTTTGATACACCAAATCTAGACAAGCCTTTCGTTTTATGACATGTTTTGTAAGAGCATTCATATTACAACACCGATTTAAGATAGGCTCTAACACTTTGACCAGCAGACACAACTGCTGCTGTTCCATATCACAAAAATCTGCACAAGCTGTTACTCAAACAATAATGCACATTAGATTACTGCAAATGATTACTGCAATTAAACAAACAAAGATATTACACTTGCTTAAATCATCCAGTATTTCCAACACGAAAGCACCTATATGATGTCCAAACAGACAACCATCCACATCCACCAACATGAAACTGATAGCACAAGACATCTGCATATTCTCTGAAAACTCACTAGCTCATCCACAATAATAAACCGTGTGACTAGTGTCACTGTCACACTGAAGTGGCTTTTGAACGTTTATGTATGCACGTACATAATAAAACAAGGATAAAAGTCTAGAAATGATTCTGCAAACAATTAACTGTAGGCAAGGTGCATGCCCTCCTGCAGCGCCTATCAAATTTTCAATTTACCACTTAAACACCCAAAATTGcagaaatctgaaataaaaaaaaatattttggaggaAAAGGGGTCCAACTGTTTCCTGGAATAAAGTGGATAAAATTAGTCAGTTGAGGCTGCTGTAGCGACCAGATTAAACAACAAAACCTGTTCAGACCCCTGAGTTtagttaaacacacacattttcctAATGCTTTGACAAGGAGAGGTTACATACCGCGTCCAGCGGCGGGGTATCCTCCTGCCCCATAACCTGGCAACAAAACAAGAGAGATGTTAAGGTTACAGAAAGAAGAAGTAAATGCCTGTTTAGTGGAAGCCTCTCATGGTAGACACATACACTCCCACTCCCACACATCTTCATCAGAAACATGACACCTAATCATGGCAAACGGACAGCATATATCACTACGTGTGAAAGATTTTAATCACAGCACAAGGTCACATTCTGATTGGTTAGATCGGATCCAATCTGTTACACAACCTTCAGGTCGGAAAGAGATGGCAGTAAACTGGAATGTGTCATTTAATGTTAATTGATTGGGGTCACTCACCTAGCTGTGCTCCATAGCCGTTACTGGTGTAACCTAGAAAATGTCCAAATCAAACAGTGAGTAAGTGTTGCAAGAGTCCTTCTGAACCGAAAGCAAATGAGCAGCTCTCACCTCTTCCTCCGAGGTTCCCTGCTGGATAACCTAAAGCTGCTCCCAGCCCATTGCCTAGGCCATACCCTGTGCCGAGTCCCAGCCCAGCAGACCCCAGGCCAGTCCCCAGGCCAGTCCCCAGGCCAGTCCCCAGGCCAGTCCCAAGGTTTGCAGCTAAGACCAAAATAGCAGGATCGTGTTGATGAATGCAAGCATTATAAATTCATCAGACGTAGAAACTGATATCTGCCCATTATAGTTTTAGGAAGGACGTACCTCCTCCATAACCTCCGAGTGTTCCATATCCTTGTTTCAGACCTCCTCTGATCGCAGTGGGTCTGTATGCCATCCCTAAAAGACACCATGCTCATTACACATACTACACACACACTGAGTCCACATGCACATACTGTAATAACACAGACTATtgcacacatttacacactgtttGAGTGCATTCTGCAATAGTTTGGGGCCAGTATaccttttttttaactatacGGTCACagtttagaataggtaacacctattatttgcttattagcatgtgtattactagattattagccatgtattagggctaattaagaacatattaagggcttattctacattcctaatcttacccaatacctaaacctaacaactacctcactatctattaataagcagcaaattaagaattaattgagagaaatgtcatagttaatagttaacaagtgttacctattctaaagtgctaccaaatatacttttattcaacaaatacACAGTACAATTAACAAAAGTGACTAAAAAGATacttataatgtaacaaaagatttatattccttacaattttttttatttctattaatcaaaaaaagGTATCACTGATTCCATAAAAATCTTGAACAGCAAAAGTTTTTTCAATACTTGATCatgaaatcatcatattagaatgatttctgaaggatcatgtgacactgcagactggaataatgatgctgaagatacagctttgcatcacaggaataaatgacattttaaactaTTCTGCAGGAgagaaaagttattttgaattgttataatatttcacaataataactgttttttttttgatcactcaaataaagtatttattagcATTTGAGACCTCCTTCACAAACATCGTACAGAttgcaaacttttgaacggcactgtacacaaaataaaaagctgaat is from Carassius auratus strain Wakin chromosome 28, ASM336829v1, whole genome shotgun sequence and encodes:
- the LOC113047047 gene encoding fibroin heavy chain-like, yielding MLVRAILQTSLVLWLVQSTIQGGVRPQTGALGRLASRGPGVGVKSGGPVAGILGARGYGAGKPGKTAGRYLGGMAYRPTAIRGGLKQGYGTLGGYGGAANLGTGLGTGLGTGLGTGLGSAGLGLGTGYGLGNGLGAALGYPAGNLGGRGYTSNGYGAQLGYGAGGYPAAGRGYGVPAGTPTGRGSKPSKLGVGPRAGQPVSQRERGDGYSRGGVPNGQGDIANGFPSGPGVTNGMRAQIKGYGPAADMNNGRGIINNGPVLPNGQGTEPSNMGYGLGAGGYLGAGLTDGYGAGLGAGGYPQGVRAGKQIGFSNGYGSEVYGTADGYGAGLGAGGLGGPGLVVNPGLGADAKSRKYGAGGVLGAGSLPYGGQPVVSAGLDPQSKAGSYGGATYRGIPTLGADTSLGGTGGAMEPLAGGAVGQIPYNAPVIAAGLEADAGYPFGAEQVSLGADATKTAAKYGTGYAAALSTGGQGPYAGQKDGSKLSGIYGNGYKG